The following nucleotide sequence is from Trifolium pratense cultivar HEN17-A07 linkage group LG2, ARS_RC_1.1, whole genome shotgun sequence.
AAAAGTAGTGTTTACTAAATATAGGATAAAGTACACgtaattaatatgaaaaaacaTGAACACaaacaatcaaacaaacaaacatgccTGTTCAAACGCTTCTTCACCTTAATTAATTGTTTCCATCAAACCTCTTTTCTTTGTCtgaataataatattgttacCTTCCTTCATCTCTCTTTCTTATTATTACATTCCCATTATCATctttattgttgttttcttcctttgatATTGGCACCCCCCCTCTTTCTCCAATGCAATGGGAGACCATCCACGCTCCCCACCATTGGATTTACACAACATCTTTAAGATGCCAAAAACTAAATCTTTGAAAGATGTTAGCAAGGTTTACAAAACATTTGTATCAAAACGGCACCATGACAAGAAACACAATGAGGTAatcttaattaatttattatgtatatataatatgttCATGCATATGCTCCTCAACTCCATTTTTCAAATGTTGGTTCATTTTGGAATaaaacacacatatatataatttaattaggAAAAACTCCATGGAAAATGCAACCTATATATTTTTGTGGTACGTAACAAATCCTATCATtcattcaaagaaaaaaaaattaaatcctaAACATGTCATATGAATTAATAAACATTCGACAATATTTTACTAGAAAAAGTtgaatcatcaacaaaaaataaatttggtttaaaatttcatttgagtattagaaacaaaacaaaataagaagCATGTAATGTAATAAAAGTGGAGATGGTAAAAGGTTGTGAGACATTTGATGTGTTGGGACGCATATTCAAAGCCGCAATAATTTCTTGCCTTAATTAATTGTGCATATATATAAGGTTTTTAAATCATTGCATGCTGTGGTGATGATCTTTGGTGCATGTAGGAACCAACAACACCCTTAGCTTTTGATCACAACGAAAATAGAAGAGTGGATGAAGACATTTGGAGTCCTAAATTGATGTCAAGGAGTGAAAGTAGAAGATCAAAAACTCCTAATCCAAGAAGTGAAAGTAGAAGATCAAAAACTCCAAATCCAAGAACAAGGCCTCTATCAAGAAATGAAAGCAGAAGATGCAAAACACCAACCTCATTATCGCGGAGTAATAGTCGAAAAAGTGCAACAGAAATTGCTGCATCATCTCTCAAAAGAATTATGAGCAGAAGAAGTAGTTCTTCAGCTTCTTTATCAAGAGACGATATCAAATTGGAGATTTCTGAACCTGAGCTATTGCCTAAGTTTGCAGCCTCTCCAATACAGGAGTTTGTAATAAGAAGTTTAAGAGAAAAAGAACACCATGACCATAAAGTGTCTCTCTCAAGCAATCTCAGCCGTAGATCCACAACACCTATCATATTTTCACAGACAACAACAAGAAGGAAACCACCAGAAGTTGAGAAAACACTTGAATTCACACTTGAGGAGTTATGCTTTGGATGTGTCAAAAAGATTAAAGTTACTAGAGATGCTATCAGACACCCCGggtatgtatttttgtataatgATATTTAAAACTAACATATATGATTTATGCAATGCAACATAAAGTTTACAAATTTGAAATGCAATGCATTTTGCAACAGGGTGATCATCCAGGAGgaggaaattttaaaaattgaagtgAAGCCAGGATGGAGAAAAGGAACAAAGATTACATTTGAGGGAGTTGGTGATGAGAAACCTGGTTACCTCCCTGCTGACATAGTATTTTTAATTGATGAAAAGAAACACCCTTTGTTTAGCAGAAATGGCAATGATTTGGAAATTTGTGTTGAGATTCCTCTAGTAGATGCACTTGCAGGATGCACCATACCAATTCCTCTGTTAGGAGGAGAAAAACTGAAGTTATCATTTGAGAATACTGTTATATATCCTGGTTTTGAGAAAGTTATTAAAGGTCAAGGAATGACAAACCCCAAAGATAATAGCACAAGAGGTGACCTTCATGTCAAATTCTTTGTTGACTTCCCCACAGAATTAAGTGATGAAAAAAGGAAAGAAGCTGTTAGTATTTTACAAGATTGCTGCTAATAATGACTATAGTTGTATGTATGAAAAGATGCACTAATGTGATACAAATTAACATGATAGAGGACAAAACATATTCTACTATCAGATCAAAAAAGTTACTGGTATAATGCATGCATCCACATAGTCTGATAACTTCTTGCAGTCTTGTACTTCTATCCATTAACATCAATAATGCACACATTTCACATACGAAGAATGAAGATGTTGGTTTAGCCTTCATATGAAGTGCTGTTGGGCGCtgatgaaaaagaaagaaacttcCAACACTGTTTTCGTCGATGTTGTTTTCAAGAGTTTCGGTCACAGTGTCCCCTATCAGCATAGTTTGTTCCATGCAAGGCAAAAGTGGGGATTACAGAATGCAACTCAACATTATCAGCACTAACCACTAGGTTACTGATTCATATAGGCCATATATTGTGTTTACCTATCCAATTATTTAAGGAGATGGATTTCTCCAAATATATCAGTTATCTCTCTTAAACAATGGTTAACAAATGTAACAACAGTTTCTAATTGGTCTCTTTTACTTCTACTTCAGCTGGGAATTAGTTCATGCAAATGTCCATTTTCCTCATTTTAGCCAAACAAGACATGAGATagatctaaaaaaataaattaaccgAAAATTTAGCAACCTTTTTCATACAATGATTCCAGGTATAGCAACCTCAATCCAAATATAGTATGGTTGTGAATATGaaatattcaagtatattttgatttttcgggcTAGCCCCTTTCCCTCTACACCTACAGACTCTTTTGCAGGGGAAATTTTTTGGCTGGAATATCATTAGCAAAAAGACAGCATGTGGTTAACAAAATTGCAAAGTGTGGAACAAAATGAAAGGGGAAGTGTGTACACAGTGAAGCTTCCAATATAATAACAGCAAACAAATCATATAGATTAGGAAAAATAAGTAAAGAACGTAGGTCGAAAATGATGGGggttggggggggggggggggggggggggggggggggggggggggggggggggggagagaATATGCATTGTAACTACTGTTTTAGAAGAATCATGCTATCTTGTGTACCCAAAAAATTTGCACTATTTCTATGTTTCTCTTCTtggttaaaatatttgttaatcTTATCTACTGaatgaaatttatattttaaaatttatacatTTTACATTGATTGTTCTATTTAGCCTGGAACTATCACAGGGACGAAACTTGCATAAAATTCACGatgtataaagaaaaaaatataaataatatatatgatatcaATCACGGCATTCCTGTATTAACAAGTTCTTCACTAAACTGAATATTTTCATCGTTGTCTGTCATTCTCCTGATTCTCACGGTTATCATGCCTAGGAGCTTCAGTATATACTTGTCCTTGGTCCCTCACATCTCTGAACATGGAGAAAAACGAGTTGAGGCCCTCAGATGAAGCTCCTCCTAATATCCATAATAACAGAGAACTAATTGAATTCATTGATCCAGGGTTAGGACCCCTTTCAGCTTGTCGAATGTCGGCTTGGCCAGGAATCTGTGTAGGGTTGGCAACCCTATCAGAATTACTTTCTGACTGCCCTTGAGGGTCAGTAACTCCTGGTCCGTTCTGAGGCATTGATTGATCAAAACCAGGTCTGAACCCTGTCCCGGAAGGCAAATTTGTGGCACTTAATCCCTGGTTCCTTGTGTTCAATCTTGTGATGTGTAGCGTTGATGCAAGAATAGTAGATGAGGTAATATGGAAGTCTGGGTGTTGTTGAAGTTGTGAACGTCGATTTTGCACAAACCTTTGCAATGCCGGTACCTAAACCAGTGAACATAGCAGAGGTTGAAATTCAATTGAGTATATGTAAGCAAACCTATAATGAAATGAACAGAAAGAAAGCTTCTAAAAAGTAATAACTATAATAAttgatttctcaaaaaaaaaaaaaaaaaaaaaaaaagaactaaaaTCTGAAAGTTATGCTCCTTGTCCTAATCCCGGAATGAATTTGTTTGCTTGTTGTAGTTTCTTAGCATACACTTAGCCCACATTTCCCTAAATCGTCCTCATCAAGTCTTGGGAACTCCCTTAAGACATAAAAATCCATCATTCTAGCAATGAAGATTCACATTAGAAATACATTGCCAGACAAGAAAACACATTCCTATTGcaacaaataaaattttgctATTGTTGATTGGGTCTATAGTTATACAAATTACCAACATAATAAAGTAGCATTTACATGATGCCTTGTAAGGCAGTACACCTTTTCTCAATTCTATTTTGAGCAATTTAACTATGGGGGTGTTTAGATATACAATTAATTTAGCACTTAGAAGTGCTTATCATTTAAAAGCTTAAGTTTTTTCTATAATCGGAAAGGGATTGGGGGTAAACTCAGCATAAactaaaacaacttatgacaatAAGTACACTGGAGGAGCTTctaaaaataagctgaaaactaGTGGACATATCATAAGTTCTTTCAAATATGTATGCAAGCACTTATGCCACAAGATAAGCCCATACACGCTTAACGAAACACCACCCATATAGGAGAGAAAACAGTCAGAATTTCAAACAAACCGAGATGATAAACATCAAGTTTAATACTAACTGAGGGAGAATTTAATACGGGGAAATGATTTCAGCCTTTTCTTGATCCACcccccaccccccccccccccccccccccgcaaaaaataaaaacacgaGGAAAATAAATATTGGGCTTTTAATAAGCCAATTACTATCATTACCTCAAACCGATTCCAAAAATACAGGATAAGATGTTGCATAAAAGCTGCAGTTGTAGAGAGAGCCAAATATGAAAAACCTGGAAATTTAAACAAGTTCATCATTTCCAAATAAGATTAATTTAATCCTACTAcaccgaaaaaattaaaattaaaaaaacaaaaaacagtaTCAACATACCATAAGCATAAGAGAAGAAATATATGTGAAAGACCAGAAAATACAGCAGAAAGAAGCGAGGGAAGAACTTCATTGATATTGGTGTTCGGACACTGCAAGTTAGAATAAAGACACTCATTAGCTGATCATAGAATAACAATATAGATGTGCATGAAAGATTGTGACAGTGATCCATTACTGAAATGGCACACAACCAAGCCTCAACTGGTTATAAAACCAAAATTAGTTTTTGAGCAACAAAGACACATGCTGTCTCAGCAGTGGTTTCAATCTCAACAACCTTTATGATTCATAGCATAGGGAGAGAGGAGGGATAAAGATACCTAATAAGAGTAAATAGCTCACACAACCAGACAAGAATCAAGACCATGAAAGCAAGAAGCTGATCATCATAAAACTCAAAGAGGAAAAACAGAATACCAATCATAATCTGCAGAAATCAATAAGAAAATTATCAGCAAAGCTAGTACAAGAAGAAATAGCACAAATCACAGGCAATTCAAATGAATAATATTGGTAAATAAGTGCTTACAGGAACAAAGACTAGTGATTCGATGACATGTACAAAGATCAACTGAAATGTTGGAAGCCGATGTCGAGCATGGTGTTGAAGTTGCACTGTAAAGAGTAATGACTAACGAATGTGAAAAGCTAATATAACATTATTAATAACAAAAGGTTTTGAGAGGGAAGTATATTGTCATTTGAGATAGTATCGAAGCCTTTGGCTGAGGAGGTGCAGAAACTCAGAAGTTAACAACATCATTGTAATTGGGGAGTTTATCTCTATTTTTTAGAATAAGATATAGCAAGGGATTAATACATGGAGCAACAGGCTGAATAACATAACAGATGCAACGCAAGCAGAACTCACTAAACCAGTTTAAATATACCGAAACATCTGTACACAGAGCAAGTAATGCCTACCTGTAAACTTCAGCATGCGGGTCTGTGTTTCTCTCAATGTAAATGACACAGACATTGTGGTAGTAAAAAACACAAACAAGGACATCATAAGCACGCCACACTTCGTTACAAGGTAATCTGCACATGCAAAATAACACATAAGTTACAAGGCAACAGTAAAAGTTCTGTTTCACATTTTACGAAAGTCCCTATAAAAGGCTGTTGATTATATGATTATTCTCTATTTATTATCATTGATAtagtttctatttttctttctccAGAGATTCTCTGTTGTATATAAATCAGTACAACCTCGTTGTGAAATAAAAGTTATTCACCCAAAATTATTcaagttggtatcagagcaatagGCAAGTGCAAGTTAGCAGGCGGATCAGATGAGACCGCAGTTAGCAATAGGCAGTCACCAAATCCCTACGGGGACCTAGGACTGATTATATATGTAACAACTAACAAGTGGGATGCATATGATATATCTACTCTAGCTTGAGGGGAagtgttgattatatttgttaGGAATATAAGACTACCCATTTTAAAGGTGCACTATACAAAGCCTAGACATGTATAAATAGAAGTAAGAGGGAGAGACTATGCATTCATTCTCTTGAAGGGGAACTCCCCACGATCAATAATACTCATACTTCTTTTCTatcttttctctcaatttttctactGTAATCTGTTAAGGACCCAAACAATAGTCATAAATATGATTATTCTCTATTTATTATGGTTAATAACTTGATACAGGTTctttattttcatgtttttcCATTCTTGAGAGATTCTCTCTTGTATATAAATCTGTACAAGTCATTCACTCTAAATTATTCAAGTAAGGCCAACAGGAGATCCACAGGTAAACAGAAGAAATCCATTAACAAAAGTAGACCCTGAGAACAATCTCTTCAAATGAGGAGTGCTGCACAGAGCCGATAGAAGGATAAATTAACAAACCTCCAAACTTAGCTGGGACTTCAGGAACTTCGAGTGCAAAACTAAGGTTATAGAATTCCTTTGattgataattataaagatAACCTGCCATTACCTCGCAAAAGAATTTGAGCCATAATTAAATCCAGGATATTCAATGTGGACGATAAATGTTTAAAGTAGTTTTCAGTGGAACAATTATATACACTACTTTATCCAGACTTCCATAGAGCAGGCAGTTACCTTGACCAGGAGAACTCAATAAACTGTTGATTAAAATTGTATCATATCCTACAAATCTGTTTATGAGTAGTTGTTGCCACCTGGAAATGAAAAACATATTCAATTGAAAAATACAAAGAACAAATACTGTGAACATTTTAAACATTACTGTATAACATCAATGAAATGCAGAGAACAACTTCCCTATTAGCAAAACAATTTAAACCCATCAGTAACAAAACTACATAAAAGTGGCTCTCCGGTCTCCATTGGAGATAACATGTCAATTTTGGGACCAAAACCAGATAATCATGCTATAGTCTTTACCTATTTCCAAAGCAGGAGTGCCAGGCTGATATGCTAACATTCACAGTACATATATTATGATGAGACTTGGCACTTTCAGGTAACAAGAAATACCCCTGCAGAACAATATTCCATGATCAACAATAGAGAAGACCAGTCTTCAATAAGTCACAGAATCGACATAAAAGGAAGCTTTAACAAACAGACATAATCTACTTCAGATATTAAGTATATATCTGGCAGAGTCCAACGTAATCAACTTGTATATTGTATTGTCTAATGAATACATAACGATTGATATACCTTTTCCATAGTGTACAAATATGTGGGTTCAGACAACTTGGTTTTCTTTTTAAGCCATTGCACTGAAATTGAAAACACAACTTATTGGACAAtaatagaaacaaaataaaaacgtGAGAAAGATAGAGAAAAGAGGAAGAGAGACAAAAATCACATATTGATTCACATGGGAAAACTACATAATGAAATGCTCGGTATTTTATTATGTAAAGCATCCTAGACTTAAGTAACAAGACGACAATAAAACATCTACAAATCATTTATGTTTCATAATGAAACTTCTATGTAAATTATTTCAAAGAATTCAATGTTAAAGGAAACCATTTTTGCACTATGCAACCATAATCAGCATGTCAATTTTCCCAAGTGAGCAACATTGAAAGAGTGAAGGTCTTTACATCTAGGTCTCTCACATAGGAATAAATCAAAGCAGCATACATAACTTAATAATACGGTCTTTTAAAGCGTTACAAAGGTGACACTCTTCCCTATGCCTTGTGTCTTTTGTATTtcatgttatatattttattccaaTAGACaagtaaaattgaaaactaCCAAAAACTAAACTGAACTTTTCAAGGAACATACTAGCTATATAAACCCATACTCTAttggaaaaaaaacataacaaacaCACAGAGCTATTGAAGAATTGAACAAAACCGCAGCATGTTTTTGTTTCTCTTCATATAAAAAGTTCGAATACAaatcttaaaatattttagtatttaAAATTGCCACTTTGACATGCATTATGATTCAAAGTGAGGAATATTGTAATTACCTGCATTAGAGTTAACCTTGTCCAAATGAAGGATATGCATCCATTTGGGAATATCAAGATTTAGGTGTACACCAGCAATATCCTACACTTGAAAATTGAAGTTCAGCAGAAATTTGAGTAAATATGATCATTAGCtctaaattttacaaaaatccaGGCTACAAATAACCAGAATGCAACATAATAATTGGAATATGGTCTAATCGAGCTCCAATAAACAACATATTTCTACTTACCCACAGCTTCTGGAAACTTCCAATTATCTGCATTGTGTGTCTCCAAATGAATGAGATTCGCCTATACCACTTTTTACCAAAATGTATAATTGCCGCTTTTAGTGTCTCTTTGGCTGATAAGGTAAAACTACTCTGTGGCTCCTCTTTATCAATTTTGATGACAGCATCTTCAACCAGTGGCCTGGAGTTTTGGTTGCTTGTAGAGGTCTCGGCTTGATGTTCAAGAAATTCAGTGTCAGTCTTCCAAAACTTGAATGCCAATTTTCCCCTCCTAGCACCTGAACCAATCCAATTCCACAAATACATGGACCCTAAAAATAATGTTGATTCATCTTGATTGACATCAGAAACCTCGATTTTATCTTTTGCAGCTTTTGTTTCAGGAGGATCTATTATGTTTGATTCAGAATCGTTGTGATACCACAAGCCGGCACTGGTTATCTACAACCAAAGGAGCATAGATAAAAATATCTCACCCGAAACCCTAAATTTCTAATTACCTTAaggtatatattattattatctattGACGTAGTTTGATTCATGGAAAATTgtaaaagaacaaaaactaTAATGTACACTTAAAGAATGGCAGGCAATATATACCTTAATCTGAATAAGTTGGGCTTCTGATGTGAGAACTCCAGATAGCTCACCTGAACACCCAGGCTTCACAAAGAGAAACATAAAATTATCAAACCAGAAGAGAAAATACTGAATAAAAACAATTGCAGTTGATTCACATTCAAGAAGAAAATAGCGAATAATTATGATTTCCCCTTCATTTGAGAAACTCTCACTTAGTTGCAATgaacataaaaagaaaagaacccTAACCCTACTAATAATCTCTATCACATATTGAATGTTATGGATAGCAAAAGCAGCACCAAAATAGCAAGTAAAATAACATGACAACATTCTAAACCAAACTCTATAGAAATTGTAACTAATTCCAAtgaa
It contains:
- the LOC123904559 gene encoding uncharacterized protein LOC123904559, with translation MGDHPRSPPLDLHNIFKMPKTKSLKDVSKVYKTFVSKRHHDKKHNEEPTTPLAFDHNENRRVDEDIWSPKLMSRSESRRSKTPNPRSESRRSKTPNPRTRPLSRNESRRCKTPTSLSRSNSRKSATEIAASSLKRIMSRRSSSSASLSRDDIKLEISEPELLPKFAASPIQEFVIRSLREKEHHDHKVSLSSNLSRRSTTPIIFSQTTTRRKPPEVEKTLEFTLEELCFGCVKKIKVTRDAIRHPGVIIQEEEILKIEVKPGWRKGTKITFEGVGDEKPGYLPADIVFLIDEKKHPLFSRNGNDLEICVEIPLVDALAGCTIPIPLLGGEKLKLSFENTVIYPGFEKVIKGQGMTNPKDNSTRGDLHVKFFVDFPTELSDEKRKEAVSILQDCC
- the LOC123910457 gene encoding membralin-like protein At1g60995 — its product is MDPEQTFIRVQERFSQMLTPKVRVTLEYLYLFIAITLFCILVVMHANYVQQPGCSGELSGVLTSEAQLIQIKITSAGLWYHNDSESNIIDPPETKAAKDKIEVSDVNQDESTLFLGSMYLWNWIGSGARRGKLAFKFWKTDTEFLEHQAETSTSNQNSRPLVEDAVIKIDKEEPQSSFTLSAKETLKAAIIHFGKKWYRRISFIWRHTMQIIGSFQKLWDIAGVHLNLDIPKWMHILHLDKVNSNAVQWLKKKTKLSEPTYLYTMEKGYFLLPESAKSHHNICTVNVSISAWHSCFGNRWQQLLINRFVGYDTILINSLLSSPGQGYLYNYQSKEFYNLSFALEVPEVPAKFGDYLVTKCGVLMMSLFVFFTTTMSVSFTLRETQTRMLKFTVQLQHHARHRLPTFQLIFVHVIESLVFVPIMIGILFFLFEFYDDQLLAFMVLILVWLCELFTLISVRTPISMKFFPRFFLLYFLVFHIYFFSYAYGFSYLALSTTAAFMQHLILYFWNRFEVPALQRFVQNRRSQLQQHPDFHITSSTILASTLHITRLNTRNQGLSATNLPSGTGFRPGFDQSMPQNGPGVTDPQGQSESNSDRVANPTQIPGQADIRQAERGPNPGSMNSISSLLLWILGGASSEGLNSFFSMFRDVRDQGQVYTEAPRHDNRENQENDRQR